GCGTTAATGGAGCCGTCTTCGGGGCAGGTGTGCCATTCATTGATGGTATCGTGATACTGTGTGCCGGGGTCGGCTGAGGCCCATGCCGCATAGGAAATCTGATCCCACAGCTCGCGGGCTTTCAGCGTTTTATGGGCTTTGGGCTCGCGGCCTTCTTGCTGTGCCGCCTTCTTTTCCGTGCGGAAGTACAGATTCCAGTCCCCGTCTTTCTCAACAGCATCCATAAAGGCGTTGGGAATGCGGACGGAGTTGTTTGAATTCTGTCCGCTCACCGTACCATAGGCTTCGGAGTTCCAGTCCGTATCGTAGGTATCAAAGGCAATATCGGTGAAGCCCTGCGCGGCAAGCTGCAGAATACGCTGTACGTAGCTCATCGGAACCTGATCGCGCGAAGCTTCACGGATGGCTCGTGCAAGGGCTTTGTGCTTCTTCGGGTTGCGGCTCATTTCGCCGTTGTAGCTGCGCCCTTCAATTTCTACCGACGTATGGCACAGGTGAAGAATGGTGCGGAGATGTCTCTCAATAATTTTTGAACCGGCAACGATGGAAGCTACTTTTTCTTCTTCCTTCACCTTCCAGTTTACATATTCTTCAATGTCAGGATGATCAAGATCAAGGGTGACCATTTTTGCGGCCCTGCGCGTCGTGCCGCCTGACTTAATCGCACCGGCAGCACGGTCCCCGATTTTCAGGAAGCTCATCAGGCCCGACGACTTCCCGCCCCCGCTCAGGGGCTCGGTTGCCCCGCGCAGATTGGAAAAGTTGGTCCCGGTACCGGAGCCGTACTTGAACAGACGGGCTTCCCGCACCCACAGATCCATGATTCCGCCTTCATTCACGAGATCGTCATCAATACTTTGAATGAAACAGGCATGGGGCTGCGGATGTGAATACGCATCCTGCGAGCGCAGCACGCGGCCGGTCTCCGGATCGGCATAGTAGTGCCCCTGCGCCGGACCATTAATGCCATATGCCCAGAAAAGACCTGTATTAAACCACTGCGGACTGTTCGGTGCCGCCATTTGTGTGGCCAGCATGTAGCGCATCTCATCATAATACGACTTTGCATCCGCTTCGGTGTTGAAATACCCGTGCTTCCAGCCCCAGTAGGTCCAGCATCCCGCCATGCGGCCAAACACCTGCCGCGAGTCTGTCTCCATCCCGTACTGATCTTCCGGGCTCATGCCCTTCATAGCTTTGGTGTCGGCTTCAGAGCGCTGCAACCACTCCGGCACCCCTTCTTCGGCTACTTTGCGCAGCTTTGCGGGTACCCCTGCCTTACGAAAATATTTTTGCGCGATAATATCTGTTGCCACCTGACTCCAGGTACTGGGCACCATCACATTATCAAGCGAAAATACTTTGGATCCGTCGGGGTTTTTAATCTCTGATTTGCGGGGCTCAAAGGTAATTAATTCATATGGTGAAGCCCTCCTCTGATCTATTAGTTGCCTTTTAATTTCCATAGTTCATAAGATATTCCAAGTGATTGTTTTGCAATGCTTTATAGCATAATTAAAGTTCTCTGTAGTTGATGAAAATAACTCTTTTAAATTCTTAATCAAAGCCTATTTAGAATCCACAAAGACCGTTTTTAAAAAAAACAGAAATCAAAATTATCAACAAATTATCAACAAACCTTCAACAACATCAAAGACAACTGTTAGCAACAATCAATTAATGACAGATAGTACTTTATCCACCACTTTTCCACATTGTGATCAAGTATTTTTAAAAAAAAAAGCACCGCCCGAAACCTGTGGTTCAGACGGTGCTTTTCAAAATTAGGCTTTCCTTCCCCTAAGCTTATCCACAATGGATGTTAGCTCTGGGAAGCTTAACTGTCGTTGCTCACGCGCCGGACGGTTTTACCCTTCAAGGGCATCATCCACAATCCGGAGAATGTGTGCGGTGTGCGCGCGGGTTTCGGCATTGCCGCGGCTGCGGTTGTTCATCATCGTTTTGATCCGCTGCAAGCTGTGCAGGGCCGCGGTCTGCGTGAAGTTGTCGTACTGATTCCGTTCATTGGCCAGGGCCGCAGCAAGGTTGGTAACATACAGCACCTGCAGGTTCTGACGGAAAGTATTCACGTTGGTGCGAAGGTCTGCCTGAAAGATCGCATTGGTGAGATCATCCATCATTTCGACCAGCGAATATTCGTTTCCGTACAGACGGGTGTCGGTAATGCGGCGCGTCGTATTCGGGTGCATGATGTGCGCCAGGGTGTTGCGCTGCATGTTCAGCACAAGATCGTGAATACGCGGATCTTCACCCGCAAAGGGGTTGCTGAAACCGCGGCGCTGACGCATCAGGTGATTGTACACTTCATGGCTTTCATAAAAAGCATCCGGGGCAAAAAGGCGGCTGCCGAGCAGCTCCATCGCACGCTTCTGATCTGCGCGGGAAACCGGCGTATAGGGCTCACCCGCACCGGGCTGACCCACAAAACCACGATCGATATACACCCCGCCAATGAAGCGCGCCGTAACGCCCATAGCCGTGTTGATCTGACCCATGCTCGACATAAATGCGTTGAACAACGCCTGATAGCTCTCATTCTCGACCGAGTACCGGTCAAGCAGGTTATCAAGCATGTCATGCACGAGCTGTACCCGTGTTTCGGAGTAGGCAATAGGATCGTTGCTCATGGCGCCGATCATAATGCGCGGGTCAATCGCCTTGCCCGGGCTGCGCATGTCGTCTGCATCATTTCCAAAAATGAGCTCGGGTTCAGTTGAGCGCTCCAGAATAGCGTTCAGGCGGGCTTCTTCCGCTTCCGGATCATCAAGCCCGCGGGAGTAGCCGTACTCAATAGCCCAGATGTCGTAAGGACCCGTCGTAGTAGTGTAAAACTGACCTTGCTGCGAACGGTCGTGCGCCACGTTAATGGCAGGATAGTCCATCACAGAGCCGGAAAGCCCCATTTGCTCCGTCAGGCTGCGGTCATGCACCTGATCGGGGTCGAGCATGAAAGAAGCGGCCATGTTGTGATTCAGGCCAAAAGTATGGCCCAGCTCGTGCATGATGAGATAAACCAGGGCTTCATGGACCATTTGCTCGCGATCGAGATCATCAAAGTCGAGTGCCTGCAGGGCGGCAAATCCAAACATATTGCTCATTTGGATGAAGTGACCCGCCGAGCAAAACACGCCGTGCTCATGCGTATGCCCGTGCTCGTCACCCTTTAATCCGGGCAGCCCCATGTCGAGAAAGTAATCAATCACATTTTCACTGAACAGGCGCTCATTGTTGGCCGCGTTGCGCAGGAATACGTACTCCAGCATAATATCCGCGCCCAGGATCTGACCGGTCCGGGGATTGGTGAAGCTCGGACCATATCCCCCAAACGGCGGCGTCGGGGAAGACGTCCAGCGCAGTACGTTGTAGCGGATATCTCCGGCATCCCAGTCGGCCGTATCAGGCTGCACCTTAACGGCAATGGCGTTGCGGAAACCGGCGGCTTCGAAGGCACGGTTCCACTCCAGCGTAGCTTCCTTAATAATAGGGCGCAGCTCGTGCGGGGTTGTGTTTTCAATCCACCAGGTAATCGGTTCTACCGGCTCAGAAATTTCGGCTTCCGGATCTTTAGGCTCCAGGTGCCAGCGGTTGATCACATCCGCCCAGGGAGTTACGCCCAAAGCCGTCTGATCATTGACTTGCTGACTAAAGTAACCGACCCGCGCATCATCGCGGCGCGGCACAAAGTTGTTATCCGGCATTTCGATGAAGGTGTGCTGATACACAATGGTGATGGAGCGGGCGTCGGTAACATGCATCCCGCCACGGTTAAGCGGGGCCGGGTTATCGTACACGTACTCAACCTGCACAGCGGTATTCATGGGATAACTGTTGATACTGCGAAACTTGGTTTTATCGCGGCTGAGATTGCCCAGCGTAAGCATAGCACCGGGCGGAAGGCCCGGAAAGGGCGATGGCTTAACCTGATGAAGGGCCTCCGTGAGAAAAAGCGGATCAGAATTGATCAGCATCTGCCCTTCGTGCTCGGTATCAATTTTGGCAGAAAACAGCACCGCACGCGAAATATTGGCGTCAGCGGCCCGGCTCAGCGGGTTATCTTCATCAAAATGAAAGCGGGTATTCTCTACCACAAATTCTATGCGGTCGAAATAGCGCTGAATACTGAACACTTTATTATCCCGGTAATTCCCGCGGAAATGCCCGACCTGCGGTACCCCGTCAACCGTATGCCCCCAATAAATGAATTCTTTACCGATCTGATCTTCCGTAATCATCATTTTCGTGCTGCCGGAAGTCGTGTCCTGAAAGACCGTGAACAGGCCCTCCATTTTTATATGACCGCTTGTGGCCTGTTCAATAGGATTGAGCTGTGGTCGCTCCGCCTGTGCTGCAGCCTGTTGCGCACTCTGTTGCGAACCGGAACACCCGGCAAGCACCAGCAGGGCGAACAGCATCATGGTGATGGTATGCTTCATGCCTGAATCGTTGGTTTGATTGATTGGTTGTGTAGATTGATTGTGTAGATGTTGAAAAAATAAACAGACTTGTATCAGCCGCCCCAATTGACGCAAAACCCTTTCAGGTCGTTCAGATGTGCCGGGACGAACCGATAAAAATCAGTTAACTGACCAAAGTACGGGATTTATCCGCTACCATTCTGTAAATAAAGACCCGACTATACCATTCCCGGTTTACATTCAGCCGCAGCCGTAAGCGTGCCAAAACGCAGCTTTACTACAGCCTGAGCCCTTATATCAGATCCCGATTTCAATCTGAAACCGCACATAAGTTCCCTCACGCGCATCTGCAAAATCGGTACGGGGGAAACGGTCATGCGTAAGTTCAAGCTGCAGCTTCAGGGCATGCTCCCACACATAGCGCGTAATTCCGGCGCTGAACTGTTCTCTCGGGCGAAAAAACGGACGCACCTCTTTTTCAGGATTATGCGACGAATACCGGGCAATCAGCTCATAATCGGAAGGAAATAGATAGCTGAGCTGCAAATCGTAGCCTGTCCCGACCAGATAAGCTGTTTCCCGCACAGCACCGGTATCTCCGTCAGGCAGGGCGATCACCGGATCATCGGTTTGCCGGCTCATCCACGCAGCCATCAGCGCCCAGCCCTGATATTTGAGCATGGCATCCAGATGAATCACCCTGAGATCGCGTTTCGCCGATGTATCCGATCCAAGCTGCCCCTGCGCCCGCTTTGCACCCATATTATAATGAACAGTCCCGCCAAGCAGCAGTTTGGGCGTCTGTTCCCGTGCGAGATCTCCCTCAAACATCGTCCCGTTTTTCAGGAAAGCCCCCAGCGGCATCAGCTCAAGCCGGGCCGTGTAGGCCAGATCCGTATCCGGATTCCGCGTGTAATTGCGGCCATCCCCCGTGCTTATAGCAGTACGCAGATTATAGGAAAAACGGTTCTGATCTTCCCGCCCGTAATTCGCGAAAACACCGTAATCACGGTCAATCGTAAATGCCGCATTATTCACGGAGCGATCGGTGAGCTGCAGCGCCCCCGATGAATTCACCCGCTGACGGTTCCCCGGAAGCTTGGTCTGTCCGAACCCGAAGCTCCAGTGCGCATCCGGGCGGTAGTAAAACACCGCATCCCGTATGATATTGATGTTCTCACCGGGCTGTATCGCGCCCACATCACCGGGTGAGAAGGAAAGCTGAATCGCATACAAAAAGCGCGGATCCCCGACAAAACCATCGAACCGCAGCCGCAGCCGGCGCACGACCGCCTCCACACTGTCATCGCGATCGCTGAACGTCTGAAACGTCGCCCGGTTCTGCATCCTGAACCGGATGTTAACCTGATAGGTGCTGTCAGGCGTCGTCAGTCCCAGACCCCGCCCGAAAGAATAATGCGGCAGCGAAGGAATGCGGATTTCCAGATCGCGCAGCACCCGCTCGCTTTCCTGTGCCAAAACCGGCTGCGAAAAGCCCGCAAACAGAAAACCGGCTGCCATAATAAACCCTGCCAAAAAATGTCTCATAAGCTCAGATATGCAATTAAACAGTGAAGGATAAATAGCCCCTGCAAGATAGTTTTTACAGCACAATTAAACCCGAAAAATCCGCGAGCGCTAACGATAACCCGCAACAGAAAAAGGTGCCCTGAGCCCGGCTGATTCCGCATGCCCGGCTTTTTTATTTTTTGGGGGAAACGCCGTGAGCATCACGGTCTTTCGTGACAGATTAGCGTTCCCAAATCATAATTTGAATCCCTTGCTTTTTGGATTCCGGACGGATACAACCAACTTTGCCAAATCCCGAACTTCTCAGCTGATCGGATCAAACCGGTCCCACGGTGCCCCCTCCGGCCACGTTGCCTGAAACGACAGTTGTTCATCTCGTGTAGGGTGCATAAAAGCGAGCTTCCACGAAAGCAGGGCAAGATTGCGGCCCTGCGGCTGATTGCCGTCGCCGTACTTATAATCACCCCAAAGCG
This genomic stretch from Cyclonatronum proteinivorum harbors:
- a CDS encoding porin yields the protein MRHFLAGFIMAAGFLFAGFSQPVLAQESERVLRDLEIRIPSLPHYSFGRGLGLTTPDSTYQVNIRFRMQNRATFQTFSDRDDSVEAVVRRLRLRFDGFVGDPRFLYAIQLSFSPGDVGAIQPGENINIIRDAVFYYRPDAHWSFGFGQTKLPGNRQRVNSSGALQLTDRSVNNAAFTIDRDYGVFANYGREDQNRFSYNLRTAISTGDGRNYTRNPDTDLAYTARLELMPLGAFLKNGTMFEGDLAREQTPKLLLGGTVHYNMGAKRAQGQLGSDTSAKRDLRVIHLDAMLKYQGWALMAAWMSRQTDDPVIALPDGDTGAVRETAYLVGTGYDLQLSYLFPSDYELIARYSSHNPEKEVRPFFRPREQFSAGITRYVWEHALKLQLELTHDRFPRTDFADAREGTYVRFQIEIGI
- a CDS encoding zinc-dependent metalloprotease, with amino-acid sequence MKHTITMMLFALLVLAGCSGSQQSAQQAAAQAERPQLNPIEQATSGHIKMEGLFTVFQDTTSGSTKMMITEDQIGKEFIYWGHTVDGVPQVGHFRGNYRDNKVFSIQRYFDRIEFVVENTRFHFDEDNPLSRAADANISRAVLFSAKIDTEHEGQMLINSDPLFLTEALHQVKPSPFPGLPPGAMLTLGNLSRDKTKFRSINSYPMNTAVQVEYVYDNPAPLNRGGMHVTDARSITIVYQHTFIEMPDNNFVPRRDDARVGYFSQQVNDQTALGVTPWADVINRWHLEPKDPEAEISEPVEPITWWIENTTPHELRPIIKEATLEWNRAFEAAGFRNAIAVKVQPDTADWDAGDIRYNVLRWTSSPTPPFGGYGPSFTNPRTGQILGADIMLEYVFLRNAANNERLFSENVIDYFLDMGLPGLKGDEHGHTHEHGVFCSAGHFIQMSNMFGFAALQALDFDDLDREQMVHEALVYLIMHELGHTFGLNHNMAASFMLDPDQVHDRSLTEQMGLSGSVMDYPAINVAHDRSQQGQFYTTTTGPYDIWAIEYGYSRGLDDPEAEEARLNAILERSTEPELIFGNDADDMRSPGKAIDPRIMIGAMSNDPIAYSETRVQLVHDMLDNLLDRYSVENESYQALFNAFMSSMGQINTAMGVTARFIGGVYIDRGFVGQPGAGEPYTPVSRADQKRAMELLGSRLFAPDAFYESHEVYNHLMRQRRGFSNPFAGEDPRIHDLVLNMQRNTLAHIMHPNTTRRITDTRLYGNEYSLVEMMDDLTNAIFQADLRTNVNTFRQNLQVLYVTNLAAALANERNQYDNFTQTAALHSLQRIKTMMNNRSRGNAETRAHTAHILRIVDDALEG